In Plutella xylostella chromosome 4, ilPluXylo3.1, whole genome shotgun sequence, a genomic segment contains:
- the LOC105382432 gene encoding protein phosphatase 1L: MEDELEDRVIEQTYLSFMKIVSRLTSSVPIDAPVSYLWKMVRLYLLRSEVVVCTLAFILFFMYLQTIELWSRALLSRLSHAMSPMTAVQRMKLMDGSDADKQSWELKASQSAAYAIKGRRMHMEDRFIINENINNTGVSLFAIFDGHGGDFAANYARDHLIQNLFNKIVELNDFKDGKITTTPPKESPDEPKPKEESSISVERKTSFKKVGSVDDTSKKEITDPQLLAQLSRNRPIITREVRPSTQPIHNVQVPLSSYINKGKINYGKLMTDEVLSADRLLVAAAKKSMNVAGTTALIAIMEGNQLYVANVGDSRGVMCDSKGNAIPVSFDHKPQQVREQKRIEAAGGYIAFNGVWRVAGILATSRAMGDYPLKDKKFVIADPDILTFDVSDHKPMFVILASDGLWDTFTNEEAIKFVKERLDEPDFGAKSLTLQAYYRGSVDNITVLVINFLNKSLA; the protein is encoded by the exons ATGGAAGACGAATTAGAGGATAGAGTAATAGAGCAAACATActtgtcttttatgaaaatcGTCTCTCGATTAACGAGTAGTGTTCCCATTGATGCTCCGGTGAGCTATTTATGGAAAATGGTGCGTCTTTATTTACTGCGTTCTGAAGTCGTGGTCTGCACTCTTGCGTTTATACTTTTCTTCATGTATTTGCAAACAATCGAACTATGGAGTCGGGCACTTCTGAGCAGGCTCTCGCATGCAATGAGTCCTATGACCGCCGTCCAACGCATGAAACTAATGGACGGCTCAGATGCTGACAAGCAGAGCTGGGAGCTGAAAGCCTCACAAAGTGCAGCTTATGCAATCAAAGGCAGGAGAATGCACATGGAAGACAGATTCATAATCAATGAGAATATAAACAACACAGGTGTTTCACTATTTGCCATTTTCGACGGTCATGGCGGCGACTTTGCTGCGAACTATGCCAGAGACCACCTAATTCAGAacctatttaataaaattgtggAGTTAAATGATTTTAAGGATGGTAAAATTACAACAACACCACCAAAAGAAAGTCCCGATGAGCCAAAGCCTAAAGAAGAAAGCAGTATCAGTGTGGAAAGAAAGACCAGCTTTAAAAAGGTAGGCTCAGTGGATGACACTTCAAAGAAAGAAATAACGGACCCTCAATTACTGGCCCAACTGTCTAGAAACAGGCCTATCATTACAAGAGAAGTGCGACCTTCCACTCAGCCAATTCATAATGTTCAGGTCCCTTTGTCAAGCTACATAAATAAGGGTAAGATCAACTATGGGAAGTTGATGACAGATGAGGTTCTGTCAGCAGATAGATTGCTTGTGGCAGCAGCTAAGAAGTCAATGAATGTGGCGGGGACCACGGCCCTCATTGCCATCATGGAGGGCAACCAGCTGTATGTAGCCAATGTTGGGGACTCCCGCGGGGTCATGTGCGACTCCAAGGGGAATGCCATACCTGTCTCATTTGACCACAAACCGCAGCAG GTCCGTGAACAAAAGAGGATTGAGGCAGCAGGTGGCTATATTGCGTTCAATGGAGTATGGAGGGTGGCAGGAATACTAGCCACCTCCAGGGCCATGGGGGACTACCCACTTAAGGACAAGAAGTTTGTGATTGCCGACCCCGACATTCTCACATTTGATGTGAGTGACCACAAGCCCATGTTTGTCATTTTGGCCTCTGATGGACTATGGGACACTTTTACCAATGAGGAAGCTATCAAATTTGTTAAGGAAAGATTAGATGAACCAGACTTTGGAGCTAAGAGCTTGACACTTCAAGCATATTACAGAGGATCAGTGGACAACATCACTGTTTTGGTAATAAATTTCCTCAATAAATCTTTAGCATAG
- the LOC105382433 gene encoding cysteine protease ATG4B, giving the protein MDAMFDICYLASEGNNCEPDDIPQTKENVWILGKKYSAIQDLDRIRRDITSIIWCTYRKGFVSIGDEGLTSDKGWGCMLRCGQMVLGVALIRVHLSTDWVWTPETRDPTYLKIIQRFEERKQAPYSIHQVALMGACEGKDVGQWFGPNTIAQVLRKLVVFDKWSSLVIHVALDNTVVKEDILQQCTVKNDRGDTSTSSDSVFISDWMPLLLIVPLRLGLSEINPIYIEGLKICFQSPQSIGVIGGKPNQALYLVGCVGDEVIYLDPHTTQKSGLIENKLTDEQKEMDCSYHCKYASRIPILAMDPSVAVCFLCRTRSDFDELCAAMQQRLMKESQPLFELCDQRPAHWPPAAAAAGQDDAGNTSIFTEFEDVDRQFDDSDDEFEIL; this is encoded by the exons ATGGATGCAATGTTTGATATTTGCTACCTAGCTTCCGAGGGAAATAACTGTGAACCCGATGATATTCCCCAAACAAAGGAGAATGTGTGGATATTGGGGAAAAAGTACAGCGCGATTCAAG ATCTGGATCGTATACGTCGTGATATAACGTCAATTATCTGGTGCACTTATCGGAAGGGTTTCGTGTCCATTGGGGACGAGGGTCTGACCTCTGACAAGGGATGGGGTTGCATGCTGCGCTGCGGACAGATGGTCCTCGGAGTGGCGCTGATCAGAGTCCATTTGTCTACTGATTGGGTATGGACTCCTGAAACTAG AGATCCAACATATTTGAAGATAATTCAGAGGTTTGAAGAAAGGAAGCAGGCTCCGTATTCTATTCACCAAGTGGCCTTAATGGGGGCCTGTGAGGGCAAAGATGTTGGCCAGTGGTTTGGACCTAACACTATAGCACAAGTTCTTAG GAAATTAGTAGTTTTTGATAAATGGAGCTCTCTGGTGATCCATGTGGCATTAGATAACACAGTTGTTAAAGAAGACATTT TACAACAATGCACAGTGAAGAATGACAGAGGAGACACTTCCACATCCAGTGATTCTGTGTTCATCTCAGATTGGATGCCTTTACTGTTGATAGTGCCTTTGAGACTAGGACTGAGTGAGATAAACCCTATTTACATTGAAGGATTGAAG aTTTGTTTCCAATCTCCACAATCGATTGGTGTGATTGGAGGAAAACCAAATCAGGCTTTGTATCTGGTGGGCTGCGTCGGAGATGAAGTCATTTACTTGGACCCACACACTACACAAAAGTCTGGCCTTATTGAG aATAAGCTGACGGATGAACAGAAGGAAATGGATTGTTCCTATCACTGCAAGTATGCATCGAGAATACCGATCCTGGCGATGGACCCTTCAGTAGCTGTC TGCTTCCTCTGCCGCACCCGCTCCGACTTCGACGAGCTCTGCGCCGCGATGCAGCAGCGGCTGATGAAGGAGAGCCAGCCGCTGTTCGAGCTGTGCGACCAGCGGCCCGCGCACtggccgcccgccgccgccgccgccgggcagGACGACGCGGGGAACACTTCCATATTTACAG AGTTTGAGGATGTGGACCGACAGTTTGATGACTCCGACGACGAGTTTGAGATTCTTTGA
- the LOC105382492 gene encoding NHL repeat-containing protein 2: MDSSPLDYVANSCMELNAALSAATEEAEKETLLTNHIKKVWGTMTGVDDFKRNLEWVNVSERISLAYHCVDKVVVLDFWTYCCINCYHVLPDLAHLEKIYKVEDGLVVIGVHCAKFSNEKESANISAAVERYGIKHPVVNDADSATWEALGIHCWPTLVVLGPGNKPIFVLTGEGHRDLLVSYVGAALKHFGSRLSTAALPIAPAKHLKTKDDTLLRFPSKVALNPFYRGRSEEPFLAISDTGHHRVVLTDCSGQIIRIVGGPEPGFKDGKISEALFNSPQGVCWLSGSVLAVCDTNNHALRALHLDDGAVDTLAGNGKQSEHGDQGGKCLGLQSLSSPWDVSLFTTPDMDMSVRAQPPPPPPPVPGTKEPEKEVKDIKEEDKEKDKKDSKRRVLLIACAGSHQIWALFLDTTIWWKYKTYTEGTCVCIAGSGAEAARNSAYPNTAAFAQPSGLALRSGSNSEVFIADSESSSIRRLALSTGQVSSLCGGDKNPLNLFAFGDVDDVGTEAKLQHPLGVAYCNAARALYVADTYNHRLKRVDVTTQRVTTLHPTMIETADPAAFSEPSGLSVSVDGKYLYIADTNNHSIKLLNLTKNVCQEFKVRMAEAKFTEPDNLILYRNDLFVNRKCGSLIIYFNVSLDNTDTKNVKFTAGAPQVWNICVRDDNNKDVTLEDFEFINCTQKGTKLPGRVEMKLKQKTDKTHYRLYLGFHTSLCDASVCFSHSFTVRSTMLVRDSVKMVESYKITCKINPVNRGDNKAVST; encoded by the exons ATGGATTCAAGCCCTCTAGATTATGTTGCAAACTCTTGTATGGAGTTGAATGCTGCTCTGAGCGCCGCTACGGAGGAAGCCGAGAAAGAAACCCTCCTCACTAATCATATCAAGAAAGTATGGGGCACTATGACTGGCGTAGACGATTTTAAACGAA ATCTGGAATGGGTGAATGTGTCGGAGCGTATTTCACTGGCATATCACTGTGTGGACAAGGTGGTGGTCCTAGACTTCTGGACATACTGCTGCATCAACTGTTACCATGTACTTCCGGACTTGGCTCACTTGGAGAAGATATACAAAGTGGAGGATGGCTTAGTAGTT ATAGGTGTTCACTGCGCCAAGTTTTCCAATGAGAAGGAGTCTGCCAATATCTCGGCAGCGGTGGAGAGATATGGAATCAAGCACCCGGTGGTCAATGATGCCGACAGCGCCACTTGGGAGGCCCTCGGCATACACTGCTGGCCTACCCTTGTTGTTTTAG GGCCGGGTAACAAACCAATATTTGTGTTAACCGGAGAAGGGCATAGAGACCTGCTGGTGTCATATGTTGGGGCAGCCCTGAAGCACTTTGGATCCCGCTTGTCCACGGCTGCACTACCTATTGCACCTGCCAAGCATTTGAAAACCAAAGACGATACACTGCTGCGTTTTCCAAGCAAG GTGGCGCTAAACCCATTCTACCGAGGTAGATCCGAAGAGCCTTTCTTAGCTATATCTGACACAGGTCACCACAGAGTAGTCCTCACTGACTGCTCTGGACAAATCATACGAATTGTTGGAGGACCAGAACCTGGATTCAAAGATGgca AGATATCAGAGGCGCTATTCAACTCGCCGCAAGGCGTGTGTTGGCTGTCTGGCAGTGTGCTAGCAGTGTGCGACACCAACAACCACGCGCTCAGAGCTTTACACCTCGATGATGGGGCCGTGGACACACTGGCTGGGAACGGGAAGCAGTCGGAACATGGAGACCAAG GCGGCAAATGCCTCGGCCTGCAGTCCCTCTCCTCTCCCTGGGACGTGTCTCTGTTCACCACGCCCGACATGGACATGTCCGTCCGCGCGcagcctccgccgccgccgccgccggtgcCAGGGACCAAGGAACCGGAGAAAGAAGTCAAAGATATCAAGGAGGAGGATAAAG AGAAGGACAAGAAGGACAGCAAGCGGCGCGTGCTGCTGATAGCCTGCGCGGGCTCGCACCAGATCTGGGCACTGTTTCTCGACACCACCATCTGGTGGAAGTACAAGACTTACACGGAAG GTACATGCGTGTGCATCGCGGGCTCGGGCGCGGAGGCGGCGCGCAACAGCGCGTACCCCAACACCGCCGCCTTCGCGCAGCCCTCGGGGCTCGCGCTCCGGAGCG GAAGCAACTCGGAAGTGTTCATAGCGGATTCCGAGAGCTCTTCCATCAGGCGACTTGCGTTGAGCACGGGGCAGGTGTCCAGCCTGTGCGGCGGGGACAAGAACCCCTTG AACCTATTCGCGTTCGGCGACGTAGACGACGTGGGCACAGAAGCCAAGCTCCAGCACCCTCTAGGCGTGGCGTACTGCAACGCGGCACGAGCACTCTACGTGGCCGACACCTACAACCACCGGCTCAAGCGAGTGGACGTGACCACGCAGCGAGTCACCACGCTGCACCCCACCATGATCGAGACCGCTGACCCCGCCGCCTTCAGCGAACCATCTGGTCTCTCCGTCAGTGTCGACGGGAAGTATCTCTATATAGCCGACACCAACAACCACAGCATCAAACTTCTTAACCTTACGAAGAATGTCTGTCAGGAGTTTAAGGTACGAATGGCTGAGGCCAAATTTACAGAACCTGATAATTTGATTCTGTACAGGAACGATCTGTTTGTGAACCGAAAATGTGGCAGCTTAATCATCTATTTCAACGTGAGTTTAGATAACACGGATACAAAGAATGTAAAGTTTACGGCGGGCGCGCCGCAGGTCTGGAACATCTGCGTCAGAGACGACAACAACAAAGACGTCACGCTAGAAGACTTCGAGTTCATTAACTGCACGCAGAAAGGTACCAAACTTCCCGGTCGAGTGGAGATGAAGCTTAAGCAGAAGACGGATAAGACCCACTACCGTCTTTACCTGGGGTTCCATACGTCGTTGTGTGACGCGTCCGTGTGCTTCTCGCACTCGTTCACGGTGCGCTCCACGATGCTGGTTCGAGACTCCGTGAAGATGGTCGAGTCCTACAAGATCACCTGCAAGATCAACCCCGTGAACCGCGGCGACAACAAGGCCGTGTCCACATAG